The window GCCAGCAGGCGAAGTCCAGGCGTACGACGTCCCCTTTATGATCAACCAAATCAAGAAGACGTTGCTGAATGTGAGCGAAACGGAAATCCAGGAGTACTTCCCGATGGACGCGACGGTGAAAGCGCTATTCGATATCTACCAGTCCTTCTTCGACGTGACGTTCCTGCAGGTGGACAACGGGTCAGCGCTTTGGCACAGCGACACAAAGACGCTGGTGGTAAAGGACAACAAAAGCGGCTGCGTGCTGGGCTATATCATCCTTGATCTGTTCCCTCGCGAAGGCAAGTACTCACACGCGTGCTGCCACTCGGTGGTGCCACCTGTGCTGCTCAACGAAGGCGGAAACGACTTCTCTCCAGCACTGGCCGTTGTCATCGCGAACTTCCCAGCAGCCACGGCCGAGCGCCCGGCGCTGTTTCTGCACGACGACGTCGAGACCTTCTTCCATGAGTTTGGCCACGCCATTCATTCCCTGATGGGGAGGACACGTATGGCCACCTTTGCAGGCACGCACGTGAAGCGTGACTTCGTAGAACTTCCCTCCCAGATGCTCGAGGAGTGGCTGTGGGAACCGGAGATTCTGCAGAGCATCACGAGTCATTACAAGACGAAGGAGGCGCTGCCACGTGCATTGATTGACGCCAAGGTAGCATCGAAGAACGCGTTCAGTGGACGGGAcacgctgcggcagctgcagtttGCGACGTATTCGTTGCAAATTTTTGGACTGCCGTTCTCGACGCAGCCGCACGACGACCTCAACACTACGCAGCTCTTCTACGACATAGAGCCACGTGTGATGCCCGGTCTGAGCTACGACCATAACACGCATTTCGAGAGCGCGTTCGGCCACCTGACAGGCTACGCTGCCGGCTACTACGGGTACATGTGGTCGAAGGTGTTTGCCTTAGACTTATTCGAGTACATTCGCTCACGAAACGGACTCCTCGACCCAAAGATGGGCCGGCACTACATAAACTGCATCATCGGTGTCGGCGGCAGCCAGGACCCGAACGACATGCTCACCAAGTTTCTCGGTCGCGAGCCGAACAATGAGGCATTCCTGCGCAACATTGGTGTCTAAGTGACAGAGATGGGAAGATGGCACGGTATTTGCTGAGCAAGCAAGATGGCAGGTACACAGGAACACGGATgaggcctctctctcgtgcctTGTAGCTCAGCTTCTCTCCGCCACTCTACGGACAGGGCACATTTTCTTCAatacacccacgcacgcacacgtgtagGGATATATACATATTTATATGCTGACCACCACTGTCCTTTTCTGTACGTATGTAATTATTACAGTGGTCCTACCCTGTGTGTACAGTTTCTGTGGATGGGTGACTCGGCTGACTGTGTTGTGCGTCCCTGATGGGGTATCTAGCTTCCCTCTTGGGTCTTCATCCTATTGATGCATGGTGTCCAAGTGCTCGAGCCCATCcagcgcacagacacactaACTTTCAAACGCACACATCCACGCATACACGGTGCTCGTGGCGCTCGTTACCGCCCTCTTCACGCTAAGattgttttgttttcttcagCGTATTTTTATGCCCTTGGCTATGTTCCTTTAGGCTCTTATCGTTGATAATAACATGTAGCACTTTCCGTGGAATGCGCTTACAGGGGACCAAGCAGAATATGCGTGCTAAATGAATTTTGgttccagctgctgcgtAACGTTCAACTTTGCGCTTTGTGCTCAACGGATACCACTACCCAAGACTGCGCGCAAGCACTTCACATTGGCCACGCGGTTTGTATATGCTCCGCAAAGAAAGTGTGAGCAACGAAGGTGGGCTGAGTAACACCGAAGAAAGCCATATTattcgctcttctccttggATGCCGATGTACTTCCTAATGACGCTGGCCacctctggcggtgacagggccaAGCACCTGCGGTGCTGGGAGGTCAGGGAAACTCATCCCTACTGCTGTCGGTGGTCAGGTCGCGcgtggcgttgcgtcggcgcgatctgcgacagtgagcacgTTTGCGTCATTCACATGATGAGGGGAGAGTGGATGTGGTTTGGGGCAGGGAGCCGTGCTGAGatgactgggtcggcgcactgcaGTAGTGCATGGATCTGCGGCTGCTTGGCTCGTGTTGTAtgagagagcggaggcgtTAAATGACGCGAAACGGGGAAACACTCTTCATGCACTCCGTGTGTGTCATTTCTTTCTGGCACCGTTGCCACACCAGgtcctccctcctcttccccctcccgaTGCGCCTGCTTTcgccctttttttctccgcAGTCATCCATTTCACGCCCATCTCGTCTTCTGTTCTCTACAGTGCCGTCCTAATCGGCTGCCTATTCTTTGGGCCGCTGAACACGCAAGAATGGGAacgtgaaggaggagagcacacgctgctgctggcgcacacactcacacgcatCGCAGCATTGAAAGTGACCCAAAGGGTTTGAATTTTGTAGTCACAAAGACACACCCACGTGTGCAGTTACCGTCGATCATGGAGttctcgtcctcttcctcctccgatGCGGAGCTAGAAGAGGAGCTGCATCGGAACTTCCACCGTGAGCAAAGAGAGCAACGTGGTATTGTCCGCGCATCCTCATCGCCCAACAGCTACCAAACTATGAGCTTCCCGATGCCTGATGGTCGATCAATCGAGGTTCGGAAAGGCTCCATCTACATTCCCTTGCGTGACATGTACGTTCAcgtgctgcaggcgcgccgGTGCCCAGAGCGGTGGTTTGGCGACGGACGTGTGCCCcttcggcgacgccgcccaCTACCGGCAGATGTGGTAGTGTTACAACGGGTAacggaggcagcagcagctggccgaGGTGGCAGTACTCCTCGTCCGCTCGTCAGCGTGACGCTGAGGGAGGCGACTGATAACGACTTTTTCATTTTCAAGGAGGTTCGATCACGAAAGGCTGAAGGGGATGCTGGCGAAGTCGCCGCCCCTATTATCAGGATCGCTCCTTTTACGCCACAGAAACGCCAGAACAGCTGGCACGATCCTCTTACTGACACGCGCTTTCAACGCATGACGTTCCTATCCCGTTGGCATTTCTCTATGGCCTATCCGCGATTGCTGAGAGAGTATCGGTACGACACGTGGGACGCCATCGAGCTTTCCCCTCCACTTCACATGGAAGACGTGTGCTGCTACGATGATTTGCTGGGCATCTTATGGTGCCTAAGTGGGCGGGATGGGCGTCTGTGCTACTTGCGATACGACAACAACGCTGTCACCACTACTCGCAGCACCGCCCTCACGTCGGTCTGCGTTACCACGGTCGATGTGACCACTGCGCAGCGGTGTGTCGGAATATACTGTAAGCATGAAGGGTCTCCGTCGTACGACGCAGCCGGTGGTGATTACCAGGAAGCAAAcagctgcgtgtgctgccTGCTCGTGGTCACCGCCTCCCACGCTCTGTGCGTACGTCTCGTGTACACCTGGGGTAATAAGTTTACAGTAGACCACGTGTTGTCGACACTGAAGGTGGAATCGGTTCTCTCCAAGCCCTTGCAACTGGCAAATGtgacgtgctgctgccccggGAACGCGGAAAAGCCGCCTGGTGTACCGCTGTCCTCCAGCACCAACGACATGTCCTTTTGCGTTGGTGCTGGGCGAAGTGTGTTTGCGTTCATCTGGCGGAATGGTCAGTGGCGCAGAGTGCGCCTCGCCTCGTTTGTGGTGACCGACGTAACTGCCTTGACTCTCCACGCCGCGTTTGGGCATTCCTCGCTGCCTGTTGCTGTCGTCGCTGGCATGCGCAACGGAACGATTCAAGTCGTTACCGCAGAGGGGCGGCTGCACAACAAGGTCATCTTCGACCCCACACCTCGACACTGTGGGTCTGATATTACCTCCATGTATGCAGTACCAGGTCTCGCCTACGGAGTCGTCTCTGTCGCTCGCGATGGCGGGGCGAAGCTCTGGGATCTGCGTCGCCTCGGGTCTGACAAAAACCCTGTGTGCACCTTGCTCACCTCGCGCCTCGGCGGTGGTCAGTCAGGAGTGGGTAGTACTGCCATGGCCGGCCATCTTCTGGCTGTCTCCTCCGTCTCCACGgggcttgtgtgcgtggacGCTCAAACGGGTACTCAACTGCTGCACACAACGAAAAAGCTGTCCCCAGCAACCCGGATTGCATTTGGGTCTCTCAGCAATGTCGACGACAACGATGGCTTTGAGCTCTACACCTTCAGTCCACACTACACACAGCGCTTTCACCTTCACctgtaagagagagagagagcatggccgtgtatgtgtgtgtgtgtgtgagggagagtAGGGTgacggcgacagcgcagacATGGTTTGTGATGGCTCGTGTCATTCTCTTTGGTGCTCCCACTGCTACTACCTACGAGGGGGAGCTACGTGTGCTCAAAGGTCCTCTTCCATCAAGTGCACATTCATGCAccgaaaacaaaaacgaaAAACTACACAcagtgaggggggggggggcgaaggaAGAGTGGACGAACTTCTCTACTGCAGAGGAAGCACCGACGCTTGCATTAACACAACGGCTGGCGTGACAAGAAGGGCGATTCTGCTGCTACTCTCCCCTGCCGACGCTGATGTAGAGTTGACAGTTTGTTttctccccacacacacacacacactatCCTTACGACCTTTGAAGATGTGCTTTGGATACGGGCCCCTTCTCCActccccacacgcacacaccagcACGTGTCTTGGACAGGGCTCTTTCTTCGCCCTGTCCTCTAGATTGAAGTTCTGGTCGAAAAGAGGCGCAACTACGCACAAACCCAAGCACACGGCCTGTATGCACTTGCAGTTTTGTTGCTTTCTGATCTgcgcacccctccctcttctacCTTCCCATgactcttttccttctctaaATCCCTCTTCCTattcctgctgctgttgccatTATCTTATGTGTGGATGCGTGTCTCTTCGCCTGTGATGCCACACTCACACTTCCGCATCAGTGCATACACCTCCCCACTTTCTCTGGCACGTTTGCTTGAGGGTATCGCCGCACTACAGCGACAATGGGGGTCTGTCTCGCCCGCCAATCGGTCGTCGTAGCCGACCCCGCGCCAACGGCGTCGACGAGTGCTATGCACACTGCACTGTCGCTATCTTTACTCAAGGAAACACCATGTGCCTCCTTAACAGCTGAACTACCGTCTTTTAGCTCTGACATGCCATTTTCTAACTATGACTACCATGTCTGGTCgaacctgcagcagcaggataAGCAGTCCATGCATGATAAAGTAAATGGCATGCTGCATGAGCAGAGATCTTTTTCCATCGCTATTCTTCAACGCATTAGTATTGAGCGGCTATCTTTGTCTGCAGAGAAGGTATCCTTGCTCGATGACCTGCAGCTGACGAACAAAGATGATGAAGTGAGGTCTGCACAGGGGGCTGCAGGAAAGGGGGCTCGCATTGGGAACAGAGGACGACAACTGAGCAGTACCTTGAACGATATCTACTCGCAGCTGAATGACGTCGCGCCTCCCCACGAAGACGAAGCCAAGGAGGACTATCTTAAGCGCATCTTTTCTATAGTTGACTCACAGGGCATGGGGAAAGTGTCGAGCATGCAACTGACGAATTCTCTCTTCAACGATGCGAACCGCGCCTCTACCACGGTGATGATGACAGCAGCCGATCACGACAAGGACGGTTACCTTAGCGAAAGCGAGTTTGTCTCCTTCTTAATCAACACAGAAAGCGGAGGGGACTGCTTGCAGGCGGATCGCAATGAGCCAAAGCCGACCCAGTCGAATCCCACCAGTACGAGGAACGACGCCATGTGTGATGCCCTTGGAAGTCTCTCTGCTCAACAAACAGCACAGAAAGATGCTCATCACCTGACGGCCCTCAACGATATCCATATGCACGGCATCGAGGTGACGAACCTGTGTAGCCAGTCGAGCCGAATTAAGTGCATCGCCCTCTCACCGGATGGCAAGCTGTACGCTGTGGCGCACCGGCACGACAGTGTGGCGCACGTGTACATGATAAGCAACGGCGCTGAGGTGCGACGGCTTGTGGGTCATCAAGGGCCGCTGCTAAGCATTATCTTCTCTCCTGATCGAAAGCATGTTATGACGGCAGCACGAGACAACTTCATGGTCTCGTGGGATCACACGGTCGGACTGGAGTGCAGCTTCTCCGAGCACCCCGGAATCGTCACGGCAGTTGCGGTGAGTTGTGACAGCCAGTTTGTCTTCAGCGGGTGTCAGGATAACCTTGTGCGGAGAATCACGGCTTCCAAGGCTAAGATACGGGCAGTACTGCCCCATATCCCGTGTAAGACCCCTGGAGTCATTGTAGCGCTCGCAACGCAGAGCACCAAGAACGACGTCGTTGCCTTCTCCCGTAGTTGCGACCAATGCGCGTACATCGCCAATGCCAAAAATCTACAACTCGTTGCGCAACTTACCGGACATGAGTCGCTGGTGTGGAAAGCCTCTTTCAATGCGGATGATAGCATGTTACTCACCTGCTGTGAGCGGAAGATCATCGTGTGGGATGGGACGGACTTCTCTTCCGTCAGAATATTCAGTAGTGTCGTGGTCGCGACGCCAAGGTCTGCGGATGAGGTACTGTGGACAACAGCTGTGTTCGCGTCACAGGAACACTGCAACTTGCTCTTCTGCTTCAACTCGGTCGGACAGATGCATGTGCTGGACTGCGATGCTGCGGAGATGGAAGAAAGCATCATTGATATCCAGATGCGCTCCAGTGTATACACGACGTCAGTCTTTGTAGGCGACACAATGGTTTGCGGAGACAACTACGGCAATGTATACCGAGTCCGTATAACTTAAACATGTGGCCCTAGGGTGCGAAGGAAAAGAATGATATTACCCTtttcacacacactcacccgTACACAGCTCGTTcgtcttttttctttgctgtttGCAATCCCTGTCTTATCATATGAACATAACGACACATATACACACTGACGTACGTACCAGGAACACGCGCAGCGTCACTATCACATGCGGAGCAGccacaagaaaaaaagaagccgATCGAATCGGTAAAGAATGGCTGTACGCGTGTGCATTTGTTTCGCTTGGTTGACGTAGAGGTCGTGTTCCTTGGTGTGTAtatgcctctctctctctcttttcacctCACTGTGTGTCCCTCAGTTTTGTATGTATGTTTATCgtcactgccgtggcggtgaAAACGTTACCTCTGTGCACTCGTATGCTCCGCTTTTTGTCCGCCTCTTGTTTCtgtgttcttctctctctcgaccCCTGCTTCCTTACATCTTTCTGTGTCATGTATCGTTGCGGTGGCGTACtcgccacacgcacacacacgcacattcCTCGCTTTTTAACTTGATTTCGTTGTTGCAGCATATCCGCTCCATCTCTTAGCTTCGCATGTCCATATCCCTTCCGCTTTCGCTATCTGTTCATTCGTGTtatgccttttttttcctgttgcTCTTCTGATTCCTTTTTGCTTTCCGTTGGTAGAcacttcctcttcctccctcctcctcaccccttctcctcccacAACAAGCGGCGTGGTCATACTCGCTCCTACACTCCGTACCTCATCCCCCCCATctcacccacgcacccgcGTCTTCCTCCCTTATCATGTTGtccacacacatacaccttCGCTgcccccgccaccaccaggcCCCCCCCATTCCATTTCTCTGTTTACTTTTTGgtaaagagggggaaaagggcaAACGGTGCGATGAAATGGATACGAATCGGAGAGAGTGTGGGCAATGGAACACTTAGTCGGCAGTGTACCGCTCCTGGATACAAGGCATGCATGCAtttgtctgtgtgggtgtgggtgtgtgtgtgtgtctgtgaggggtggggggtgctTGTGTCTCTTGCAAAGACCAACTTGGTGCCGAGGCGCATGAAAAAGAGCTGAAGAGGCTGAGGAGGCGTTGCGGCGGAAAAGGAAATGGAGAGCGGCGATGGGGACGCAATAATAAgaaaagcagcagcgaacACATCTGTTCGACGTCATTTTCTTTCTTGGTTGGTtcgctttttcttcccttcccccgccgcctccccgcctcccccacactctctctcttcctctctccacccgccatacgtttttttttcgtctgtCCGattgtgtgtttgtgtgttcgTGAACACCACGACGAcgagggaaaacaaaaaaaaaaggaagacaAAACGTTCTTCTGctgaagggaaggggggagaagagactcacagagagacagacagacagacagagagagaagtccCCTTTTGCTTAAGGCACACCACGCCACGCTCATACGTCTCTTGAAGTGGCACATGCGGAACtgtacccctccccctccccctccctcgtgTGTGGACTTACCGCTCTTTCTGGACATCGGTCTTCTttgcgcgtatgtgtgtgtggggggtgggggtgggggagggggggtatgTGTTTCTCCCAGGTGTTTTTTTTCGGCTTCGTACGGACGTGTATATGTACTGTTCCCTTTGCTTCCCCTTTTGCCATTTTACTTCTGTCCTTTTTGTGTTTGACTATCACCATCACATCTCCGCTTCGCTTCTCCCATGTCATTTTTGTTTGTATaggcacctctctcttctacaCTACTCCCTCCATCGCGCCATCTTTCCCTCACCTTTCCCATCAACGTGTGAACCATGATGACGCTggccacctcagcgcgtggcatcCAGCGTCCTGCGCTCCCACCCTGCGGCGTGAggaagccaggcagcagCCCaccccccatccctgccaatgccgcgccacgtctggcggtgacagggccaAGCACCTGCGGTGCTGGGAGGTCAGGGAAACTCATCCCTACTGCTGTCGGTGGTCAGGTCGCGcgtggcgttgcgtcggcgCGATCGGCGACAGTGAGCACGTTTGCGTCATTCACATGATGAGGGGAGAGTGGATGTGGTTTGGGGCAGGGAGCCGTGCTGAGatgactgggtcggcgcactgcaGTAGTGCATGGATCTtcggctgcttcgcgccaGCCGCTGGGCGTGTGACAGGTCGGGTAGAGGGGAAGGCTGACTCATGCTCTAGGGCAGAGTGGACACGTTGACGGTAAAACAGCCATCAAAGAAGCAATTCAGAGGATCTCTTTTACATACGTGGATGTGGGGAAAGGCCCATAGGTGTCTTGCGCGTGAGAAACCTCTTCTTTctgctgatgccgctgcccctTTCACTAAAATAGAGGATGGAGAGGCAACTCTTGTGCAGGTCATATAATAGGCAGTGCAGCCACCAACCTGTGTGTCTGCTACTCGCGCCGGTGCCATGCATGACCCCTTCCTTCTGCTGACCCACTCTTCCAACTCCTATTTACAATCACCTTACATCTCCTCTCAGGCACTCTCGCATGCGCAGAAATGCACCCTTCTCACCCACTTGGCATTGACCCTCAATAACCCCTCGACCTTCGATTTTCTTTCAGCGGGTTCTGCTCatttttcgctctctcatctctctctctctctgagttCTCTTGGCTTTACGTTCTTGTTTCGTGGTGCCGCTTTTCATTCTTGCTCCTTCAGATGCAGCCACAGCCACTCGAACACGGCCAACCGCCATCATAGTAGTATCAGCAGCTGGCAAACATGGCATACACCCCGAGCATGTACCCTCAGGCGCCCTATCGAGGGGGCCAGTATCCGCAAGGAGCCTACCCTCCGGGGCAGTACCCTCAATCCTCGTACCCACGCGCCCCGTATCCTCAGGACTCCCTTCCTGCGGCACAGTACTCGCCAGCTCTCCGGCGCGGATACCCGCAACCACAAGGCCACTTCCCGCTCACCCCATGAGTCCTGGGTATGTGCAGCCGCCTGCGTACGGTCATCAGTAGAACAAGCACGACAAACTGAAGAAAGAGATAAGAAGCACAAGGTATCGCACGACTATCGGAGTCGTCTTCGAGCTTCACCTCCGGCTGACGCTTCCGCTAGTGTGCAGAGAAGCAAGCCGCCGTGGTGTGGATACCGCGTCCCAGGTGGCGACGGAGGAGGGGCTTGTATGcactttttctttctgcACTTGCCGCTGTCTCCATTCTCTCACTTCACTCCCTTTTCCCGACACCCGCTCACTTTTTCTCGAATTTTCTCCTCCGTTATCTTTCGACAACACGGCTTGCTCGTCTCTTGAGAGGTGGACCGTATCAGCGGCGGTGAGTGGTAGGATGCATCTGCGCATCCGTGtgtgagaggagggaagtCGAGTGGTTATGTGTAGATCCTCATGGTAAACGCGAGATGGAACGTTGTTGTGCTTCGTGTACGTCTTCTTACGCCTTCAAAAGGTATTTTCTTTGTCTTTGCAATGGCGTGCAGGGGATGTGGCTgccgccttttctctctacACTCGCGTCCCGTGCGTCTCTTACCCTCTGCTCCTGCGTTTCCCGTGTCCACGGCCCTGCACTGCTCCCCCAGTGTCACAAGGACAAGTGTGTCCACTCGATAGGGGGTGTCTGTGGGGACGCTTCTGGCTACCTACTTTCCAAataagaggaaaggggaaagtgGAAGACCTGATTAGCAAAACCGCGTTGCACCCACATACAAGCATGTAGATGTACGACCACTACACACAAgcgataaaaaaaaaagaggaaggcaGATAGAGGTGTGTGCTTCCCTAtcggtgtgtctgtgggtgtcAGCAAATGGCTTGTCTAGGACAGAATCTCTtggcctccctccctcacatcTGTGTTTCTCACATGGTGCTATGACTGCATGTTGCACAGTGGTAACGATGCCCATGTGGATGGCGTGCTGCTAGGAGCTGTAACTCTCCTGCTGTGGACGCACGCAACCACCATCCCCTTCTCGTTGTGGTTGATAAGTTGTTTCACCTCGCCTCGTCGCGTCTTCGAGTTGGTCACTCACTCTCCGTCTCCCCATCGCTCCCTTCatcactctctccctccccgcATAATCACCCAGAGGAGCATGTGTGTCATTGGAgggcaaaagagaggaatTCGCTGGCTGTGCGCACGCGTAGGCGTACAGCCCACTATCTCTGCTATCTGCCCCTCTTGAAAGGGAAGACAAAACCGACGAAGAAGCGCATCACCAAACAAGGAAAAaggtgctctctctcttcctctcttcctgtgcgAGTCCAACGAAttttcctttgcctttggcttttttttccctctgaGTCTTCCGCGGATGGGGCGGGAGAAAACCGAGGCCGGAACGAAAAAAGGGCCCGCCGTCCGTATTCGtcgcgcccccccccccccccccgtctgTCTGCCTGTTCGTTCATATTGTCCCCCTGACGCCCGCCACACCAAACATTCGTCGAcactcttttccttttctcgctctttcgcCTTTAGTAATTTCATAGGGTGGGCCTATCGGGTAGAAGAACACCGGACTGACTGCAATGGAAGCACTCGTAGAGAGCATCGTGCAGGGTGACGCGCGGGACGAGCTCACGGCAGCACAGCTGCAAGCCCTCATTGGGCTTTTCACCTCAACCTCTGAGGCTCTGTCGCCGTCCCACGCGCTCTTCCGCAAGCTCTCCGCCACCCTTACGGCCCTCACTTCCCTAGAAGGCGCATCTCAGTGCATTCGGTTGTGCCTCCTCCTATGTAGAGAGGTGTCGCACCGCAAAATCATTTCTGCACTTATAGAGGCGCACAACATACAGGTCGAGTCTATGGCAACGCCGAGCATCTCTGAACTGGCAGCGTCGCATGTGGCGCATCGCAGCAATACCACGTACGAGACGACCGAAAACCTCAGCTTCCTGTCTCAGCTGGTTCTTGTCATGGTGGCCTCGGCTGAGTCGAGGATGAAGTCGTCCGATCTCGTAGATTTCATTGGTGCCGACGTCGAGAGCACGGTGGAAGTACTGGTGTTCTGCTACGGAAGCGTGTGCGGGGCCCTTCCAGGAGtgtccgccgccgcctccggaCTCTACCAGCTTCATCTGGTCACCCGCCTCGTCGAGCTCCTTCGCGGGCTTACGTTCTGGACTACATATGAGGAACTGCACTCGAGCCTAGGGATCGGCAGCAACGCGAAAAGGACGCTCTTGCAGTCCACTGGTAGCGTTTCGATGAGCACCCTCTCTGGCCCGTTTCGCCACCACGTCGGCCAGCTCATCTCCCACCTTGTGGCGTACGACTTCTTTGATCCCATGAGTACGTACCTGTCGCGTGCCCTCGGCGAACATCTAGCATCGCCTAGCAACTGCAGCCACAGCGACGGTGACGGGGAGACTGGGGTAATGGCATTGTCCTTGTTGCGCAACCACCTCCTGCTTCTCCAAAGTCTGCTGACACTGACAGACCAATATGCGCTCGTTCTGCGCAAGGCGCTGTGCCGTTGCGGGCTCCTCAGCAAGGTATGCGGCCCTCTCCTGAGTGTCTTGTGCAGACCACAGGTATCCCTACCTGGAGAAGGGTCTCTACTCGTGCAGACGGTGGCAGTCGCGGCAACATTGACGTACCACAGCGGCGAATGTCACCAGTTTTGGGTCAAGAATAGCCACGTACTGGTGGCACTCACAGACCGCTCCGTCGCCATGATAGAAAGCTGCTGCATTGAAGACCCGCGCACATCTGCTGAGCTGGTGGCacagctggtgcgcctcgtCGTAAACTCGAACTCCAGCGATGCTGTGGCGCCGTTACTAAAGATGTGGAAAAGCGTCCTCGACTCCGGTGGCAAACACTATGTTGCTTGCAGTCTCAGCAATCCCAAGAACCGTAGCCGCCAGCTGGACATCAGCAGTCCGTCATATGACGCACTGCGGTGCGTATTTCGCGTGGACACCACCGccccaccgccatcgcctcTCGCCGCGGGGTGTGGTACTGCCGACGGCCCACTTCGTCAGCGAAGACGAGGTTGTGGCAACGAGAGCCCGCGAAGCTTGAGCCGCAGacgaggaaagggaggcggcgggcgCACTCGCAGCCGTGGCAGAGCACCCTCAAGgcaccttcgccgccgcggttCACGACAAGCGCATCTTCAGAAACGCTTTCACCTCCTGGTGCAACGCGCAACGACcacaacagcggcggcgcaggagcagGCTCAGGCGCAACTCGACGCCCTTGATTTGGTCAGTGATTCCTCCTCTGGAGaaagcagcaacaacacggCAGACGCGTACGAGTCGACTTCTGCTCGCCAGGTGGACTTGTCACGCTGGCGGAAAGGCCCACCCCCGAGAACGATCCCCGTCCAGTACATatgttctctctcccactcaTTGATTCGCTCGGCCCCGGTGTTGTCATCCACCGGCTACCTCTTCGACGAAGACGCCATCATGGACTATCTGCAGTACTACGATGTCTGCCCCATCTCTGGAGCGCCGATGTCGTATGCCGACTTGGCTGTGGATACAGCGCTCAAGGAGGAACTTTGGAAGGTTCGAACCAACTTCATGTAGTATTTTAGCCTGTTCAGTGCGTACTGGCACTTTTTTGGAGGATGGAGGTCTGCGCACGGAGGCACAAGTAGTGCCGCAAGGAATCCGAGTGGACGCACATAAA is drawn from Leishmania braziliensis MHOM/BR/75/M2904 complete genome, chromosome 26 and contains these coding sequences:
- a CDS encoding putative thimet oligopeptidase; its protein translation is MASVSPSKEVRDEANKCVVELETFAIDNFESNRKLYSALKEVCAAPAYKAEYANGKAPRECTYWMEEQLADYRRKGMELPEEEFQKVVQLQKELASLCTVFQQNISEDKTEVYFSMDALKGVPESVLSGLPRTEAGECTLKMDYPTYHAVMKNCEVASTRQVMARAFTNRAYPANDKVLRDIIEKRHQLAVILGYPSFAHLYISDKMAKTPETAQVFVDELIPKVQKKWAAEAELLKKHLHPSCSLSPAGEVQAYDVPFMINQIKKTLLNVSETEIQEYFPMDATVKALFDIYQSFFDVTFLQVDNGSALWHSDTKTLVVKDNKSGCVLGYIILDLFPREGKYSHACCHSVVPPVLLNEGGNDFSPALAVVIANFPAATAERPALFLHDDVETFFHEFGHAIHSLMGRTRMATFAGTHVKRDFVELPSQMLEEWLWEPEILQSITSHYKTKEALPRALIDAKVASKNAFSGRDTLRQLQFATYSLQIFGLPFSTQPHDDLNTTQLFYDIEPRVMPGLSYDHNTHFESAFGHLTGYAAGYYGYMWSKVFALDLFEYIRSRNGLLDPKMGRHYINCIIGVGGSQDPNDMLTKFLGREPNNEAFLRNIGV